The genomic interval TCGGCATCACCGGGCATGGGCTCTCGAATCACGGATCCACGGACGCCACCGACGAAATTGCTGTCGCCGAAATGGTCCAGGTTCCGCCCGATGAAAACGGACTGCGTCGGCTCGTTTTGCGAATGGGCCAGTTCGTATGCCAATGGCTGATTAAGGATGGATTCCTGAGTCAACGAACTCACAATCCAGTCGTCTGGATCACTGCCGACCGAATCTCCGGCGCGAGCTGCATATCCATAACCAGGAGACACGACGAGATTGGCGCCACTGGGGATGGTCACGGTCGGCGCAGAAAAGTTATCTTCCGCGAAAACGATTTGTCCGTAGGCCACAGTCGATAACGAAGTCGTGGACAGCATCGAGATCGAATCGTGCACATTCCAGCCGTCAAAGATTCCGTCCGCCACTCCGTTGTTGTCCGCGTCGATATCGGAACCCACGGTTGGCGCAAAGCTGGCTGTCACCAAAAAGAATGAGTGCGAGCGAGCACTCTGGTCAATCGAGTCGGTCAAGCCTTGGTAGATCCCGCCCGGTAGACCTGCAAAATCATTTCCCGTCGACCGCAACACACTGGCATCAAGATCGATGGAGTAGGGACTATTGGCCGGTGCGATGACCAAGAACCCATTCTGCCCAAACGTCTGTCCGCTCAAGTCGATCACGTTGGCGATTTCGCCGTTATTGCTCGTCGAATTGTCATGCGTGACGACGAAATAGGTCCCGTCAGGGATCTGGCTGTTGGCGGGTCCCCGCAATTCGATGATCTGCTCATCTGGCGTATTGAAAAACGCACGGCCGACCAGCAGTTCATTGATAAACATTCCATTGAACGCCGCAGTGCCGAATCGGTCGGCAGTCGACAGCACGCCGAAATCCAATCCGGTCAAATCATCGGTCGCTGCCACCGTGACTCGGCGGGCAACGTCCCCCGTGGTGCCGAAGAACAACCCTGTCGCGTCCACCGGGCTGGACGAGTTGATGAACGCCGATGTCACGCCCGTGTCCGGGTTCACCGTGATGATCGATGTCTTCTGCGGTGAGTCCGCATCAAACATCACGAACGAAGTGCCGTTGAAGGCCAGAGACATCCCGTTGAGCGATCGATCGGCCGTTGCCAGCATGCTGCCGAAACCGGTCGTTGTGAATGCAAAGAATTGGTCGGTCGTGTCGTCGAACCCAACGATCCGATTGGCCGACGCGTCATACGCCAAGTCTGAGATGTTGGACAATCCCGTCAGGCCAGCGCCCAACGCGGTCAACGACCCATCATTCTGGTCGACTTCGTACAGCGTCCGCAGATCGGTTGAAAGCCCCGCCCTGCCCACTGCAAAGACACGATCCCCGACGCGGTCATAAGCCAAACCGGCGACCAAATCGTCCTGGTGGGTTGCCAGTACCGTTTGCACGCCGGTATTGGAATCGAGCAAGACGATCTCGTTGGTCTGCGAGTTGACCCCCATCAGCACGCCGGCGTTGGTCCGAATGATGCCATCGATCTTGGAACCACTGGCGATACCGATCGGATGCACCACGCCCGATTCCGTCATGCTCAGCAATTGAGTCGCATTCGAACCGACAACGTTTGCCGTCCCAAAATAGGCACGAGGGCTTGTTTGCACCGAGTCTCCGCTGACATCGATTCGCACAACGTGAGAGCCCGCCTGCAAGTTATCCAGGACGTAACGCCCCAAAGTGTCCGTTGTGGTAAACGGCTCCGTGATGTCGGCTTGCGCGTCGTCGTTGACGTCAACATAGACACGAACATTCGCCGCAGCAGACTCTTGTGGGTCTCGCACTCCGTTGGCATTGACGTCCGCCCAAACTTCGCCAGCCAACGAAGCGAGCAGTTGCCGACTTTCGAGATGCTGAAACCGTTGCTGGCGGCGTCGACGGTGCTGCTGTGCCAACTTATCTCGCTTGGAACGCCGGAATGATTTCAACGCTTTCATGATTTGCAGACAAAAACCGGATGAGAAATCGAAGAATGAAGATAGGAAAAATCGGCGCGTGGAAAGGCTCACAAGCCGGCCCTGCCGCGCCACAAGACTCCAATGCTGAAGTGTTGGCGGGGATCGGGCGAACCGTGGGCGCGGATTAACGGCCGACCATAGATTAACTCAGCAGGCTATTGGTTCCCTCCCAAACAGACGAAAAACACGCCGAAAGTTTCATTGAACCGTTTGACAACTCTTGCAACGTAGTCGCCCGGTCACCACAGAGGGCGGGTGCACGCGGCCGATTTTCCGTCCAACCGCTCACAATCAAAGGTCTCAATCGCCCACTAGACCGGACAGAACAAAATTCCCGCCAACCTCTTGCGGGAACGAAACCCTTTGGACAAAATGCCACCTAATGAGAACTAGTCTCATTAGCAAGTACCTGCCAGCAAGCCAGCGGAACTCCCTGAATCGGGAGTTTTCCCAGCCAGCCACGCATGGTGAACGACGCTAGAGGACCGGTATCGCAGCGAGACAAGTCCACGCCGACGGGGTGGATCTGCCGAGCAAGCCGCTGACCGCTCTCTCCGCGTCGAATTCATCCCCACCGATGCCTGCCGAGTTGGCAGGAAGGACATCGATCGGGACTCCATGGTTTGCTGAGTAAAGGTTGTTGTCGCATGAGACAGGTACGATATGGCACTCGATTCGAAAATCGACGCGTCAGCAGGACGCGAGCTGCTGGATTCACACTGGTCGAGTTGCTGGTGGTGATTGCCATCATCGGAATTTTGGTGGGGCTCTTGTTGCCAGCCGTGCAGGCCGCCCGGGAAGCCGCCCGTCGGATGAGCTGTCAAAATAACCTGCATCAAATCAGCTTGGCGATTCACAACTACGAATCGTCTACCAAACGCCTACCGCCGGCCTGGACGAAACCGTCTCAGTCAGGTGATGGATGGTCCGCACAAGCAAGGTTGCTGCCGTACATCGAAGCGATCGCGTTGGCGTCGGCGGTTGATTTTTCTGCCGGGTACGGCGACGCGATGATCACGGTAGACGGCGCACAGACTCGAGTAGCGGGCTTTCGCGTGCCGCCCTATTTGTGTCCGAGCGAGATCAATGACCGTGGGCGCTATGACTCTAGCGGAAACCCTGAGCATTTTCCTCTCAGCTACTGCTACAACGCCGGCCCATGGTTTGTGATGGATCCTGTCACCGAAGTGGTCGGTGAAGGTACGTTCTTGCCCGGGCGTTGGACTCGATTTCGAGATGTACTGGATGGATTGAGCAACACACTGGCGTTTGCTGAAGTCAAAGCCATGACCCCCTATCTGCGTGACGCGGAGTTGCCGGGCAACTTGGCAATGCCTACCGAGCCGAGTGAGATTTGCACGCTGGGTGGTTCGTTCAAACTGGACACGGGGCACACCGAGTGGGTGGACGGACGAACCCATCAAACCGGATTCACGACGACCTTCACGCCCAATCGCAAGATCTTGTGCACGCAAAGCAACAACGAGTACGACGTCGATTTCACAAACATCCGTGAAGGGCGAACGACAACGGCCCGGACCTATGCCGCAGTGACCTCTCGCAGCTATCACCAAGGCGGAGTGGGCGTGACCCTGATGGATGGTTCGGTGCGATTCGTCAGCGATTCGATCGATCTGCAACTTTGGCAAGACCTCTCCACGCGAGCAGGCCACGAACACGTGACAGTCCCCGACTGATCCACCATCTTGGACGAAAATCGACCATCATTTGAATGTCGGTTCTCTCGATGTGCTTCGTCGGCAATTCGATAGCCACGAAGATCTTCGTGGCTATCGATCTCGGATCCAATAGACGCTCACATGGCAGGACGCTTTATACGCAAATCGCATGCGTGATTTCACGCGGATTGGGCAATGGCACGCATGTTGCAGTAGCTTGAGTGAACACTTGCGTCCGTCTTCTCATTCCAGCAATCTGCCCTTGGAATGCTACGTCAGAGTGCAGTAGAGGATTTCAACGAACACGCTTTCATGGACTTTTCCGACAACAGCATCGGAGTCAACTTTGTCGTCTTCGCTTTCGGTGCGTTGCTGGTGTGGGGCGCTGGTACCAAACTCAGCAAGTACGTTGATTTGTTTGCCGATCGAACAGGATTAGGTAAAGCGTTCGCCGGTGCGTTGTTGCTCGGTGGTGCGACGAGTTTACCGGAACTGGCGACAACACTCACCGCGTCTTACTCTGGAGCGGCCGAACTCGCAGCGACGAATTTGTTGGGCGGTGTCGTGATGCAGATTGCGGTTCTCGCTTTGATCGACGCCTTCGTATTGCGTGGCCGACCGTTGACTCTTTTCTCGCCCAAGTCTTCGCTGCTGATGGCGGGTATCATGCTGATCGGACTCATCGCCCTCGCCTCCGCTGCCGTCGCCAGTGGTGAACTGCTCGCTTGGTCAGGAGTTGGAAT from Stieleria varia carries:
- a CDS encoding DUF1559 domain-containing protein, with product MRQVRYGTRFENRRVSRTRAAGFTLVELLVVIAIIGILVGLLLPAVQAAREAARRMSCQNNLHQISLAIHNYESSTKRLPPAWTKPSQSGDGWSAQARLLPYIEAIALASAVDFSAGYGDAMITVDGAQTRVAGFRVPPYLCPSEINDRGRYDSSGNPEHFPLSYCYNAGPWFVMDPVTEVVGEGTFLPGRWTRFRDVLDGLSNTLAFAEVKAMTPYLRDAELPGNLAMPTEPSEICTLGGSFKLDTGHTEWVDGRTHQTGFTTTFTPNRKILCTQSNNEYDVDFTNIREGRTTTARTYAAVTSRSYHQGGVGVTLMDGSVRFVSDSIDLQLWQDLSTRAGHEHVTVPD